In Candidatus Margulisiibacteriota bacterium, one DNA window encodes the following:
- the coaE gene encoding dephospho-CoA kinase (Dephospho-CoA kinase (CoaE) performs the final step in coenzyme A biosynthesis.), translated as MTIIGLTGPIAAGKDEVAKLFRRRGATVIDADSLAHQLYSPQAPAWHELVKAFGSKVLLRGGKINRKKLAEIVFADQKKLQLLNKLVHPRLKEKIIQLIASCQSSVVSCPPAGRAGKLIVINAAVLKEIGLLPIVDRVVVVLAPKETRLKRLLKAGLSRGEASRRIKAQLSQAEYLKMADVVIRNDGTKRELNVKVQNSL; from the coding sequence ATGACGATCATTGGGCTGACCGGGCCGATCGCGGCCGGCAAAGATGAAGTGGCGAAGCTGTTCCGCCGCCGCGGCGCGACCGTGATCGACGCCGATAGTCTGGCCCATCAGCTTTATTCCCCTCAAGCCCCAGCTTGGCATGAATTGGTCAAGGCGTTCGGTTCGAAGGTCCTTTTGCGGGGCGGCAAGATCAACCGCAAGAAGCTGGCCGAGATCGTCTTCGCGGACCAAAAAAAGCTCCAGCTCCTGAACAAGCTTGTCCATCCGAGATTAAAAGAAAAGATCATTCAACTAATAGCAAGTTGTCAGTCGTCAGTTGTTAGTTGCCCGCCTGCCGGACGGGCAGGTAAGTTGATTGTAATCAATGCGGCGGTCCTCAAGGAGATAGGGTTACTGCCAATAGTCGATCGGGTCGTGGTCGTTCTGGCCCCAAAAGAGACCAGGCTCAAGCGCTTGCTGAAGGCGGGGTTAAGCCGGGGAGAAGCCAGCCGCCGGATCAAGGCGCAGTTATCCCAGGCGGAATACTTAAAGATGGCGGATGTCGTCATCAGGAACGACGGGACCAAAAGAGAGCTGAATGTCAAAGTTCAAAATAGTCTCTGA
- a CDS encoding S-layer homology domain-containing protein, producing the protein MRKIIIKALIICLAAFGGWSAALAVDGIGLDPASTLYSARQLGLGGAALGFADDASGVFANPAGMTNIKFPQLLAASRKLVFDETQYTLLCWSLPTDLGIFGLGYTSLNTGGSPATQRDPATTRIIIAPSQEATGFDNNVLALSYSRKVRPDLAVGGALKLFNQALRGGVASQANGTGLDLSASYHPLSWLTAAANLQNILEGTLKWTGGSADKIGGFYKLGCKVYLLGSSTEAWRAGEHDLYGGLDLDIPHSSLASTAYHLGLDYSPVKNVFIRSGLNIEGGGLGLALGVGVVNGGFRFDYAYAQRNGLSGDTPHYFSLSYLGERVMTFAKKLTAKRPLLKFLSPRDRLITDQETIEFTAEAWALRLLDQKRTWTVTAVSETSDAYAITSLEALAQLTFNGQALTRNGTFEGKAAVAVGRNVIQLAGFTSPEVVTPQQIFQAVTGSAELHVLRIEPFRDTPLSFWAIEPISLNSVLGLVNGYPDNSFKPDKGITRAELVTLLVRSLGLSAETLEPHAQTELFRDVTKKHWAIKYINYGNAVNYVTGYPDKSFQPNKVLTRAEGVTILARYANLIDEAVTTNPFPDLLPGYWANKFIEPAKKAGLLNYLAGKDFQAAAPFTRAEACEVLYRVPNIQKMVEEYWESGIVSGGR; encoded by the coding sequence ATGAGAAAGATAATTATTAAAGCCCTCATTATCTGCTTAGCAGCGTTTGGTGGCTGGTCAGCGGCCCTGGCGGTCGATGGCATAGGACTTGATCCGGCCAGCACTCTTTACAGCGCGCGGCAACTCGGCCTGGGCGGAGCCGCTCTCGGTTTCGCCGATGACGCCAGCGGTGTTTTCGCCAACCCGGCCGGGATGACGAACATCAAATTCCCGCAATTACTGGCCGCTTCCCGGAAACTGGTCTTTGATGAAACCCAGTACACCCTGCTCTGCTGGTCGTTGCCGACCGATCTGGGCATTTTTGGCTTGGGCTATACCTCGCTAAACACCGGAGGATCACCGGCCACCCAGCGCGACCCCGCCACGACCAGGATCATTATCGCTCCCAGCCAAGAAGCGACTGGCTTTGACAACAACGTCCTCGCCCTCTCCTACTCCAGGAAGGTCAGGCCCGACCTGGCTGTCGGCGGGGCGCTCAAACTTTTCAATCAAGCCTTGCGCGGCGGGGTGGCCAGCCAGGCGAACGGGACAGGGCTCGACCTGTCGGCCAGTTACCACCCGCTCTCCTGGTTGACCGCTGCCGCTAATCTGCAAAACATTTTGGAAGGGACTTTAAAATGGACCGGAGGTTCGGCCGATAAGATCGGCGGCTTCTACAAGCTGGGATGCAAAGTTTATCTTCTCGGCTCCTCGACCGAAGCCTGGCGGGCTGGAGAGCACGATCTCTACGGCGGCCTTGACCTGGACATCCCACACAGCTCACTGGCCTCGACAGCTTATCATCTCGGCCTCGATTATTCGCCGGTCAAGAATGTGTTTATCCGGAGCGGGCTGAATATTGAAGGAGGCGGGCTCGGCCTAGCTCTCGGCGTCGGTGTGGTCAACGGCGGCTTCCGCTTTGATTACGCTTATGCCCAGCGGAACGGCTTGTCGGGCGACACGCCTCACTACTTTTCGCTCTCTTACCTCGGGGAGCGGGTCATGACCTTCGCCAAAAAGTTAACCGCCAAGCGGCCGCTCCTTAAGTTCCTCTCGCCCCGCGACCGGTTGATCACCGACCAGGAAACGATCGAGTTCACGGCTGAAGCTTGGGCGCTGCGTCTCCTCGACCAGAAGCGGACCTGGACCGTCACCGCTGTCTCCGAAACTAGCGACGCCTATGCCATAACTTCGCTGGAAGCGCTGGCCCAACTGACGTTTAACGGCCAGGCGCTCACCCGGAACGGCACCTTTGAGGGTAAAGCGGCAGTGGCGGTCGGCCGTAATGTTATCCAACTCGCCGGGTTCACTTCACCGGAAGTGGTCACCCCCCAGCAGATCTTCCAGGCCGTGACCGGTTCCGCCGAGTTGCATGTCTTGAGGATCGAACCGTTCCGCGATACCCCGCTCTCCTTCTGGGCGATCGAGCCGATCTCGCTGAACAGCGTCCTCGGCCTGGTCAATGGTTATCCCGACAACAGTTTTAAGCCGGATAAGGGGATCACCCGGGCGGAGCTTGTCACCCTCTTGGTCCGGAGCCTCGGCCTCTCCGCCGAAACACTGGAACCGCACGCCCAGACCGAGCTCTTCCGCGACGTGACTAAGAAGCATTGGGCAATTAAATATATCAATTACGGGAATGCCGTGAATTATGTCACCGGCTATCCTGATAAATCTTTCCAGCCAAACAAGGTCTTGACCCGGGCTGAAGGGGTCACCATCCTCGCCCGCTACGCCAACCTGATCGATGAGGCGGTCACGACCAATCCTTTCCCTGACCTCCTGCCCGGCTACTGGGCCAACAAGTTCATCGAACCGGCCAAGAAAGCCGGCCTGCTCAACTATCTAGCGGGGAAAGATTTCCAGGCGGCCGCCCCCTTCACCCGCGCCGAAGCGTGCGAGGTCCTCTACCGCGTGCCGAATATCCAGAAGATGGTCGAGGAGTATTGGGAGAGCGGGATCGTCTCTGGCGGTCGATAG
- the dapA gene encoding 4-hydroxy-tetrahydrodipicolinate synthase, translating to MTDFGKVMTAMVTPFKADMSVDWPRAEELADFLVKNGSESLVVHGTTGESPTLTHEEEYELYRVVKKAVGGKCKIIAGTGSNSTATTIKSSQEAEKIGVDGLLVVVPYYNKPSQEGMYQHFKAVAQKTKLPVIIYNIPGRCVVNMLPETVARIAKDCSNVIGLKDSAASVEQTKKTAELVPPGFTIWSGDDSMALPMMKVGAVGVISVASHIAGKEIAQMIAAYHAGDLKKAEALHHRLMPLFNVLFITANPTPVKAALEMIGWPVGIPRLPLIEATADEKAQIRKVLKELGLV from the coding sequence ATGACTGATTTTGGTAAAGTTATGACCGCAATGGTGACCCCATTCAAAGCGGATATGTCCGTCGACTGGCCAAGGGCAGAGGAACTGGCTGATTTTCTGGTTAAAAACGGTTCCGAAAGCTTGGTCGTCCACGGCACGACTGGTGAATCTCCCACTTTAACCCACGAAGAAGAATATGAGCTTTACCGCGTAGTGAAAAAAGCGGTTGGCGGCAAATGCAAAATAATAGCCGGGACCGGCTCCAACTCGACCGCGACTACGATCAAATCATCTCAAGAGGCGGAGAAGATCGGGGTCGATGGCTTGTTGGTCGTGGTCCCTTATTATAACAAGCCATCGCAAGAGGGGATGTACCAGCACTTTAAAGCGGTCGCCCAAAAAACCAAACTGCCGGTCATTATTTATAACATCCCCGGCCGCTGCGTGGTCAATATGCTGCCGGAAACGGTCGCGCGCATTGCCAAAGATTGCTCGAACGTGATCGGCTTGAAAGACTCCGCGGCGAGCGTTGAACAGACTAAGAAAACCGCCGAGCTGGTCCCGCCCGGGTTTACGATCTGGTCGGGTGATGATTCAATGGCCTTACCGATGATGAAAGTGGGGGCGGTGGGGGTCATTTCGGTCGCTTCACATATTGCCGGAAAAGAGATCGCCCAGATGATCGCCGCCTATCATGCCGGCGACCTGAAAAAAGCCGAAGCTTTGCACCACCGGTTAATGCCGCTCTTCAACGTCCTTTTCATCACGGCCAATCCGACGCCGGTCAAAGCGGCGCTCGAGATGATCGGCTGGCCGGTCGGGATCCCGCGCCTGCCGTTGATCGAGGCGACTGCCGACGAGAAAGCCCAGATCAGGAAGGTATTGAAAGAGCTGGGCCTTGTCTAA
- a CDS encoding metallophosphoesterase — translation MLLSVGPSFAYSFVVFGDSTGGDQIFQDLIAKLNRGPAIALAVNTGDFIASGRPEQYTAYQKVIARLKYPVYHALGNHDGMSGGWRTFLKTFGPLNYSFTYDGDRFIVINNAFRESFDSAQFKWLKGELARPGARHKFVFMHKPVFDPSEIYQDYIMSGRAVTEELQKLFEKYRVDYVFAGHIHGYARSEKTGVVYIVSGGAGSPLHLPPEFGGYYNYVQVEINGGKINDRMIRIYE, via the coding sequence TTGTTGCTATCGGTCGGACCCTCGTTCGCTTACTCCTTCGTGGTCTTCGGTGACTCGACCGGCGGTGACCAGATTTTTCAAGACCTGATCGCTAAGCTGAACCGAGGCCCGGCTATCGCCCTGGCGGTCAATACGGGCGATTTTATCGCCAGCGGCCGGCCGGAACAATATACCGCCTACCAGAAAGTGATCGCCCGGCTGAAATACCCCGTTTATCACGCGCTGGGGAACCATGACGGGATGAGCGGCGGGTGGCGGACCTTTCTCAAGACTTTCGGGCCGCTCAATTATTCTTTCACTTACGACGGTGACCGGTTCATCGTCATTAATAACGCCTTCCGCGAAAGTTTTGACAGCGCCCAATTCAAGTGGTTGAAGGGGGAACTGGCCAGGCCGGGGGCGCGCCATAAATTCGTTTTTATGCACAAGCCGGTCTTTGACCCTTCGGAGATCTACCAGGATTACATCATGTCGGGCCGGGCGGTGACCGAAGAACTGCAAAAACTGTTCGAGAAATACCGGGTCGACTATGTCTTTGCCGGGCATATCCACGGCTATGCCCGGAGTGAAAAGACCGGGGTGGTTTACATCGTCTCCGGCGGGGCCGGTTCGCCGCTCCATCTCCCGCCCGAGTTTGGCGGCTACTATAATTACGTGCAGGTCGAGATCAATGGTGGTAAAATAAACGACCGGATGATCAGGATCTATGAATAA
- the uvrB gene encoding excinuclease ABC subunit UvrB, protein MSKFKIVSDYQPRGDQPKAIGQLTSGLAARNKFQTLLGITGSGKTFTMANVIQAVQRPTLVVSPNKTLAAQLCQEFRSFFPQNAVEYFVSYYDYYQPEAYLPSTDTYIEKDSAINDELDRLRHEATMSLLTRRDVIVVASVSCIYSLGTPKDYLRAVVLLKVGEPCVRDELLQKLVNVKYERNDVELKRGRFRVRGDVVEIFPSSAKNYVRVELDGDRISKLFDVETVSGRKLAARDSVGIFPGTHYLTFDEQRDAAIKTILAEMTTRVEELRGQNKLIEAQRIEQRTKYDMEMIREMGYCNGIENYSRHFDGRKPGDPPSTLISYFPEDYLMFIDESHITLPQMRGMYEGDRARKRNLIDFGFRLPSAIDNRPLNFPEIETRFNQVVFVSATPGQYEHQHAQQTVEQIIRPTGLIDPAVEVRPAVGQVENLLEEIKVRVERKERVLVTTLTKKMAEDLSEYINEAGIKVRYLHSDVETLDRIEILRGLRLGEFDVLVGINLLREGLDLPEVSLVAILDADKEGFLRGETSLIQTIGRASRNVNGTVLMYAEKMTDSMRRALAETNRRRKLQIAFNTKHGIVPQTIVKEIHDISDRIRESKLAEIKRLKDFLPPEELPALIQDLEGEMARAATELDFEQAAEIRDRIKELKKAFGLKS, encoded by the coding sequence ATGTCAAAGTTCAAAATAGTCTCTGATTATCAGCCGCGCGGCGACCAGCCCAAGGCGATCGGCCAGTTGACCTCCGGTTTGGCCGCCCGGAATAAATTCCAGACCCTTTTGGGGATCACCGGCTCGGGCAAAACCTTCACTATGGCCAACGTGATCCAGGCGGTCCAGCGGCCGACCCTGGTCGTCTCCCCGAACAAAACGCTGGCCGCCCAGCTCTGCCAGGAATTCCGCTCTTTCTTCCCCCAGAACGCCGTGGAGTATTTCGTTTCTTATTATGACTATTACCAGCCGGAGGCGTACCTCCCGTCGACCGATACCTACATCGAGAAAGATTCGGCGATCAACGATGAGCTGGATCGCCTGCGGCATGAAGCGACCATGTCGCTGTTGACGAGGCGGGACGTGATCGTTGTCGCCTCTGTTTCCTGCATTTATAGTTTGGGGACCCCCAAGGATTATCTCCGGGCGGTCGTCCTGCTGAAAGTGGGGGAGCCCTGCGTCCGCGACGAGCTACTGCAGAAGCTGGTCAACGTCAAATACGAGCGGAACGATGTCGAGCTGAAGCGGGGACGCTTCCGGGTGCGCGGCGATGTAGTGGAGATCTTCCCCTCGTCTGCCAAGAACTATGTCCGAGTCGAACTCGACGGCGACCGGATCAGCAAGCTGTTCGACGTGGAAACGGTCAGCGGCCGTAAACTGGCCGCCCGCGATTCGGTCGGAATCTTCCCTGGAACCCATTACCTGACCTTTGACGAACAGCGCGACGCGGCGATCAAGACGATCCTCGCGGAAATGACCACGCGAGTCGAAGAATTGCGCGGGCAAAACAAACTGATCGAAGCGCAACGGATCGAGCAACGGACCAAATATGACATGGAAATGATCCGGGAGATGGGGTACTGCAACGGGATCGAGAACTATTCGCGGCATTTTGACGGTAGAAAGCCGGGTGACCCGCCGTCGACCCTGATCAGTTACTTTCCCGAAGACTATCTCATGTTTATCGACGAATCGCACATCACTTTGCCGCAAATGCGCGGCATGTACGAGGGGGACCGCGCCCGCAAGCGGAACCTGATCGACTTTGGCTTCCGTTTGCCGTCGGCTATCGATAACCGGCCGCTCAACTTTCCGGAGATAGAGACCCGCTTTAACCAAGTGGTCTTTGTCTCGGCGACGCCGGGACAATACGAGCACCAGCATGCCCAGCAGACGGTTGAGCAAATCATCCGGCCGACCGGGTTAATTGACCCGGCCGTTGAGGTCAGGCCGGCGGTTGGCCAGGTCGAGAACTTGCTGGAAGAGATCAAGGTCCGGGTAGAACGGAAGGAGCGGGTGCTGGTCACGACGTTGACCAAGAAGATGGCGGAAGACCTGTCGGAATATATTAACGAGGCCGGGATCAAGGTCCGCTACCTTCACTCCGACGTGGAAACGCTCGACCGGATCGAAATATTACGGGGTTTGCGGCTGGGGGAATTCGATGTTTTGGTCGGTATCAACCTTTTGCGCGAGGGTTTGGACCTGCCGGAAGTCTCGCTGGTGGCGATCCTCGATGCCGACAAGGAGGGGTTCCTGCGTGGGGAGACTTCGCTGATCCAGACGATCGGCCGCGCCTCGCGTAATGTCAACGGGACGGTCTTGATGTACGCGGAAAAGATGACCGATTCAATGCGCCGGGCGCTGGCCGAAACGAACCGCCGCCGCAAACTGCAGATCGCTTTCAATACTAAACACGGTATTGTCCCGCAGACCATTGTCAAAGAGATCCACGATATCTCCGACCGGATCAGGGAGAGCAAGCTGGCCGAGATCAAGCGTTTGAAGGATTTCCTGCCGCCAGAGGAGCTGCCGGCCCTGATCCAGGACCTGGAAGGGGAGATGGCCAGGGCGGCGACCGAGTTAGACTTTGAGCAGGCGGCGGAGATCCGGGACAGGATCAAGGAATTGAAGAAGGCGTTTGGGCTGAAGTCCTGA
- a CDS encoding FlgD immunoglobulin-like domain containing protein produces MKNFKLKTKDCCSLMICCLFVLGLATAGQALTTSAATQEKPSIAIRIDGSKPYPGDALSATPKIEITVTSTNTVQAINLKVGSVSAALVLTGSAGKFYATHEVTAALADGTHCLTIEAADNYNNVTTLEILPLYVQSAGVVTIQGLPLNYPNPFDPGTQKTYLGYNLSKSANVAINIFDLSGNLVAKKSYLSGQPGGSASYNEVSWDGKSDSGNYAGNGVYIYLIIADGALAQNGKGKITVFKR; encoded by the coding sequence ATGAAAAATTTCAAACTGAAAACAAAAGATTGTTGTTCCTTAATGATCTGCTGCTTATTTGTTCTGGGGCTGGCCACCGCCGGCCAGGCGCTCACCACCTCCGCGGCGACACAGGAAAAGCCATCGATCGCGATCAGGATCGACGGGAGCAAGCCTTATCCAGGCGACGCGCTAAGCGCCACCCCAAAAATTGAGATCACCGTTACGTCAACCAACACGGTTCAGGCGATCAACCTTAAGGTCGGCAGCGTTTCAGCCGCGTTGGTCCTTACCGGCAGCGCCGGCAAATTCTACGCCACGCATGAAGTTACTGCCGCCCTGGCCGACGGGACGCATTGTCTCACCATTGAAGCGGCCGATAATTATAATAATGTAACCACCCTTGAGATCCTCCCTCTTTACGTCCAGTCAGCCGGTGTCGTCACCATCCAGGGCCTGCCCCTGAACTACCCCAACCCGTTCGACCCGGGGACGCAAAAGACTTACCTCGGGTATAACCTCTCCAAATCCGCTAATGTCGCTATTAACATCTTTGACCTGTCCGGCAACCTGGTCGCCAAAAAATCCTATCTCTCCGGTCAGCCGGGAGGGAGCGCCAGTTACAACGAGGTCAGCTGGGACGGTAAGTCCGATTCCGGCAATTATGCCGGCAACGGCGTTTACATTTACCTGATAATCGCCGACGGCGCGCTCGCCCAGAACGGCAAAGGAAAGATCACGGTCTTTAAGCGATGA
- a CDS encoding PHP domain-containing protein encodes MPADLHMHSNLSDGTDTPEALVDLAAAARLKTIALTDHDLVDGIDRARGRGSEVGVEVVPAIEFTTDSPRAQVHILGYFIDHQDRELTAVLEEIQADRVKRIHKIVKKLQALGVKIGPEDVFNLAANKAPGRPHVALALVKLGEVSSFKEAFNRYLEDGGPAYVPHYQLKPAEVIKLVQRTGGLAVFAHPRISNCDEMIPQLVAEGLRGIEAYYTGYSPEEIARYVGLAKKQGLLVTGGSDYHGSGCGREIKLGEVTLPDEYVEALKNEHLRGN; translated from the coding sequence ATGCCGGCCGACCTGCACATGCACAGCAACCTGTCCGATGGGACCGATACCCCGGAGGCGCTGGTTGACCTGGCGGCGGCGGCCCGGCTGAAGACGATCGCCCTGACCGACCATGATCTGGTCGACGGTATCGACCGGGCGAGGGGGCGCGGGAGTGAAGTTGGCGTCGAGGTTGTCCCGGCGATCGAGTTCACGACCGATTCACCGCGGGCGCAGGTCCATATTCTTGGTTATTTTATCGATCATCAGGACCGCGAGCTGACCGCCGTCCTGGAGGAGATCCAGGCCGACCGGGTCAAACGGATCCATAAGATCGTCAAGAAACTGCAGGCCTTGGGGGTCAAGATCGGCCCGGAAGATGTTTTTAACCTGGCCGCTAACAAGGCGCCGGGCCGGCCGCATGTCGCCCTGGCGCTGGTCAAGCTGGGCGAGGTTAGCAGTTTTAAGGAAGCTTTTAACCGTTATCTCGAAGATGGCGGGCCGGCGTACGTGCCGCATTACCAGCTCAAACCGGCCGAAGTGATAAAATTGGTCCAGCGGACAGGAGGGCTGGCCGTTTTTGCCCACCCGCGGATCTCGAATTGCGACGAAATGATCCCGCAACTGGTGGCCGAGGGTTTGCGCGGGATCGAAGCGTATTATACCGGGTACTCTCCAGAGGAAATCGCGCGTTATGTTGGTTTGGCGAAGAAACAGGGGCTGCTGGTGACCGGCGGATCGGATTATCATGGGAGCGGCTGCGGCCGGGAAATAAAATTAGGCGAAGTGACCCTGCCGGATGAATATGTTGAGGCGTTAAAAAATGAACACCTACGCGGAAATTAG